The sequence below is a genomic window from Halarchaeum grantii.
TCCGCGCCGACCCGTCGCTCGTCACGCAGGAGAGCGCGCTCGAGCGCTCGGCCGCCGACTGGGTGGCCGACGCCCTCCGATGCGACGACGCCGTCCCCGACGCCTTCGTCACCGAGCACGTCGAGAGCGACGACGTCCTCCTCCCCGTGCATCCGTGGCAGGCCGACTACCTCCGCTCGCGCGACTACGTTCGGGACGCGCTCGGCGACGGCCTCCGGTATCTCGGCGCCGTCGGACGCGAGTTCCACCCGACGACGTCCGTCCGCACGCTCTACAGCGAGGGCGCGCCCTTCATGGTGAAGTCCTCGCTGCACGTCCAGATCACGAACTCCGTGCGGGCGAACAAGCGCCCCGAGCTCGCGCGCGGCGTCGCCGTCGCCGACCTCCTCGAAACCGGGTTCGGCGACGAGCTCGCGGACGCCTTCCCGCGCTTCGACGTCGTGCGCGACCCTGCGTACCTCGCGCTCGACGTCGGCCCCGACGCCGAGTCCGGCCTCGAGACCGTCCTCCGCGCCAACCCTTTCCGCGGGAGCGCGGCGGCGAACGCCACGCCCGTCGCGTCGCTCTGCCAGGACGCCATCCGGGGGCGCTCCCGACTCGGCCGCCTCGTCGCGTCCATCGCCGAACGCGACGGCCGCAGCACCGGGGACGTGAGCGCCGACTGGTTCCACCGCTACCTCGAAGTCGGCATCCGGCCCGTCCTCTGGCTCTACCTCGTGCAGGGCGTCGGCGTCGAAGCCCACCAGCAGAACTCCGTCGTGACGCTCGACGACGACGGCTACCCCGAGCGGTTCCACTACCGCGACAATCAGGGGTTCTACTTCCCCGAATCGCAGTACGAGGACGTCGCGGCGTACCTCCCCGGCGTCGGCGAACGCGCACAGACCGTCTGCGCGGACGCGCTCGCGGACGAGCGCCTGCGCTACTACGTCGTCCTGAACAACGCACTCGACGTCGTGAACGCGCTCGGGTACGCCGGCGTCGCCGACGAAACCCGCCTGTTGGGCGTGCTCCGCGACGAACTCGAACGCGCACGCGAGCGCTACGACCGGCCGTCCTCCTCGCTCCTCCGGCCCCTGCTCGAGGACGCGACCGTCCCGTGCAAGGCCAACCTCCTCACGCGCTTTCGCGGCCTCGACGAACTCGAGAACGACCTCGAGAACCAGTCCGTCTACGCCGACGTGACCAACCCCCTCGTCACCGAACTCGACCGATGACCGACCCGACACTCACCGTCAACGACGACTACGACTACCGCACCTACGACCGCGACATCGACCGCCAGCTAGCGTTCCGGCCGGCGAGCGAGTCCCGCGATCTGGGGCGTCTGCATCGCTGGCTCGGGAGCGAGCACGTCCAGCCCTACTGGGAGCTCGACCTGCCGCTGCCCGCGTTCCGCGAGCGCCTCCGCGAGAAGCTCGCCGACGACCACCTCACGCCCTACATCGGCTGTCTCGACCACGTCCCGATGAGCTACTGGGAGTGCTACTGGGCCGCCGAGGACGACGTCGCCGCGCACTACGACGCCGACCCCGCCGACCGCGGCGTCCACCTCCTCATCGGCCCCACCGAATACCTCGGGCAGGGCTACGCCGTCCCGCTGTTGCGCGCCGTCACCGCGATGCAGTTCCGCCACCCCGAGACCGACCGCGTCGTCGCCGAACCCGACGCCCGGAACGACGCCGCGCGTCGCGTCTTCGAGCACTGCGGCTTCCGCGACGAGGGCGCGTTCCGCTTCGAGGAAGCCGGGAAGGACGCCCGCCTCCTCGTCTGCGAGCGCGAGCGCTTCGAGCGCGACGTCGCGCCCACGCCGGCCTCGGGAGGTGGCGAGCGATGACCGACGGCGAGGACGCGCCGGTTCGCGACGTCGTCGGAGTCGGGCTCGGGCCGTTCAACCTCGGGCTCGCCGCGCTCCTCGACGGCGTCGCCGAGGACGTCGATGCGGTCTTCCTCGAACGCGAGGCCGAGTTCAACTGGCACGAGGGGATGCTCCTCGACGGGACGACGCTCGAAGTGCCGTTCCTCGCGGACCTCGTGACGCTCGCCGACCCGACGAGCGAGCACAGCTACCTCAACTACCTCCGCGAGACGGGGCGCATCTACGAGTTCTACTTCTACGAGACGTTCCAGATACCGCGCCGCGAGTACAACGACTACCTCCGGTGGGTCGTCGAGCGCCTCGACGCGCCCGCGTTCCGACGCGAAGTCGTCGACGTCCGCTGGGCGGACGCCGACGCGAGCGCCGCCGATACCGGCGCTGGTGCCGACGCGCCCGGCCACTACGTCGTCACCGCACGCGACCCCGAGACGGGCGAACGCGACACCTACCGGGGTCGGCATCTCGCGCTCGGCATCGGCTCGCGCCCGCACGTCCCCGAGCACCTCCGGGGCCACCCCGACGCGGACGTCTTCCACACGGCGGCCTATCGACACACCCGCGAGCGCGTCCTCGACGCCGACTCCGTGACCGTCGTCGGCTCCGGGCAGAGCGCCGCCGAGGTCGTCGCGGACCTCCTCGAGCGCCAACCCGAGCACGACTACCGCCTCGACTGGCTCACCCGCTCGGAGGGCTTCTTCCCCATGGAGTACTCGAAGCTCGGCCTCCAGCACTTCAGCCCGGAGTACGCCCAGTACGTCTACGACCTCCCCCAGTCGACGACGGACGACCTCGTCGCGAACCAGGACCTCCTCTACAAGGGCGTCGACCCGGAGACCAGCGCGGCCATCTACGACCTCCTCTACCGGCGCTCCATCGGCACCGCCGACCCCGACGTCGGCCTCTTCGCGATGACCGACGTCCGCGATATCGCCGCCGTCGACGGCGGCTACGCGCTCGACTGCCACCAGTGGCAGGCCGAGGAGTCCTTCGTCCACGAGAGCGAGGTCGTCGTCCTCGGCACGGGCTACGAGCGCCCCGTCCCCGGCTTCCTCGACCCGCTCGAGGACGACATCGCGTGGGACGACCGCGGGCGCTTCGAGGTGACCGCCGACCACCGCCTCGACGTCGACCTGCCGGGCGACGTCTTCCTCCAGAACGCCGACCTCCACACCCACGGCGTCGGCGCGCCCGACCTCGGCCTCGGCGCCCACCGGAACGCGACGTTCGTGAACCGCCTGCTCGGCCGCGACGCCTACCCGGACGACGTCGACACCGTCTTCCAGGACTTCTCCGTCGACGCCTTCGTCGAGCGCGCGCCCGGCGCCTCCCGCGACGGGAGCGAGACGACCGTGACTACCACCGACCCCGACCGATGAACTCAGACGACGACCTCCGCGAGCGCGCACTGACCCCGGACGTCCGCCGAACCGTCGAGCGCCGCCTCCTCACGAAGATGCTCGAGGAGTTCAGCTACGAGGAGATACTCGACCCCGAGCGCGTCACGGACGGCGACGCCGCGACCGACGGCGAGCACGCCACCTATCGCGTCTCGCTCGACGCCGCCGACTACCGCTTCGACGCCACCGAACGGCTCCTCGACAGCTACTCGGTCGACGGCGAGAGCGTCGAGCGCCGCGACCCCGGCGGCGCGTTCGAGGCGACGACGGACCCGATCCGTCTCCTGCGCGACCTCGAAGCGAGCGTCGACGTCGACGCGCTCACCGCCGGGAACCTCGTGCGCGAGTACGAGCGCACCCTGCTCGCGGACGCCCACATCGAGGCGAAACGCCGCGCGCGCGACGACCACGACCCGACCGCGCTCGACTACGCCGAACTCGAGGGCGAGATGACCGGTCACCCGTGGATTACCTACAACAAGGGCCGCCTCGGCTGGGGCTACGACGACTATCGAGAGTATGCGCCCGAGCGCGGCGAGCGCGTCACCCTCTCGTGGGTCGCCGTCCGCCGCGACGACGCCACCTTCGTCGCCACCGACGGCGTCACTCACGACGGCCTCGTGCGGGCCGAACTCGGCGAGCACTACGGCGTGTTCCGCGAGCGCCTCCGCGAGCGCGGCCTCGACCCGGACGCCTACTACCTCCTCCCCGTCCACGACTGGCAGTGGGAGCACAGCATCGTCCCGCTGTTCGGCGGTGACATCGCCCGCGACGACATCGTCCCGCTCGGCGAGGGCCCCGACGACTACCTCCCCCAGCAGTCCGTGCGGACGTTCGTCAACGTCGACGACGAGGAGAAACACCACGTGAAGGTGCCGATGCGCATCCTCAACACGCTCGTCTGGCGCGGCCTCCCCGGCGAGCGCACCGAGATCGCGCCGACCGTCACCGAGTACGTCCAAGGTATCTACGAGCGCGACGACTTCCTCCAGTCGGAGGGCCTGATACTGCCCGGCGAGATCGCGGGCGTCAACTACGACCACAACGACTTCACCGCCATCGACGGCTCGCCCTACCAGTATCACGAACTCCTCGGCGCCGTGTGGCGCGAATCCATCTACACCTTCCTCGACGACGGCGAG
It includes:
- a CDS encoding IucA/IucC family protein — protein: MNSDDDLRERALTPDVRRTVERRLLTKMLEEFSYEEILDPERVTDGDAATDGEHATYRVSLDAADYRFDATERLLDSYSVDGESVERRDPGGAFEATTDPIRLLRDLEASVDVDALTAGNLVREYERTLLADAHIEAKRRARDDHDPTALDYAELEGEMTGHPWITYNKGRLGWGYDDYREYAPERGERVTLSWVAVRRDDATFVATDGVTHDGLVRAELGEHYGVFRERLRERGLDPDAYYLLPVHDWQWEHSIVPLFGGDIARDDIVPLGEGPDDYLPQQSVRTFVNVDDEEKHHVKVPMRILNTLVWRGLPGERTEIAPTVTEYVQGIYERDDFLQSEGLILPGEIAGVNYDHNDFTAIDGSPYQYHELLGAVWRESIYTFLDDGEDAVTLSALMHVDGTGTPYLSRLVEQSGLTLDEWLTEFFDTVLPPLLHFLYRYGTVFSPHGQNTILVVEDGVPTRLAIKDFADDVNVSDRPLPELERLPDEVDAVLRKEDPEGLCQFIFSGLFVCVLRYVADVLERHEDYDETAFWTHARETVLDYQRDFPELEDRFDRFDLLRPEFTKLALNRNRLLDYGYDDAPGRPHASEHGTVTNPLHAVADRTDD
- a CDS encoding GNAT family N-acetyltransferase; protein product: MTDPTLTVNDDYDYRTYDRDIDRQLAFRPASESRDLGRLHRWLGSEHVQPYWELDLPLPAFRERLREKLADDHLTPYIGCLDHVPMSYWECYWAAEDDVAAHYDADPADRGVHLLIGPTEYLGQGYAVPLLRAVTAMQFRHPETDRVVAEPDARNDAARRVFEHCGFRDEGAFRFEEAGKDARLLVCERERFERDVAPTPASGGGER
- a CDS encoding lysine N(6)-hydroxylase/L-ornithine N(5)-oxygenase family protein, coding for MTDGEDAPVRDVVGVGLGPFNLGLAALLDGVAEDVDAVFLEREAEFNWHEGMLLDGTTLEVPFLADLVTLADPTSEHSYLNYLRETGRIYEFYFYETFQIPRREYNDYLRWVVERLDAPAFRREVVDVRWADADASAADTGAGADAPGHYVVTARDPETGERDTYRGRHLALGIGSRPHVPEHLRGHPDADVFHTAAYRHTRERVLDADSVTVVGSGQSAAEVVADLLERQPEHDYRLDWLTRSEGFFPMEYSKLGLQHFSPEYAQYVYDLPQSTTDDLVANQDLLYKGVDPETSAAIYDLLYRRSIGTADPDVGLFAMTDVRDIAAVDGGYALDCHQWQAEESFVHESEVVVLGTGYERPVPGFLDPLEDDIAWDDRGRFEVTADHRLDVDLPGDVFLQNADLHTHGVGAPDLGLGAHRNATFVNRLLGRDAYPDDVDTVFQDFSVDAFVERAPGASRDGSETTVTTTDPDR
- a CDS encoding IucA/IucC family protein, which gives rise to MSTPNADAPDRGDAAPTERAVDPTRRAEDATVHAFLNCYLRERGDYDVTESSVAGVSPGADGLLRATLPAQDIALLAPLDYRSPTERHRFETPVRYRLPGGGVHDADAATLATLVLTDLARDADTDVPTALLRRVLTSQQNTEAFVAARAGDAERLYADDLSFRDAEQALVFGHHRHPTPKSRQGIAAHERETYAPELRGSFALHYFRADPSLVTQESALERSAADWVADALRCDDAVPDAFVTEHVESDDVLLPVHPWQADYLRSRDYVRDALGDGLRYLGAVGREFHPTTSVRTLYSEGAPFMVKSSLHVQITNSVRANKRPELARGVAVADLLETGFGDELADAFPRFDVVRDPAYLALDVGPDAESGLETVLRANPFRGSAAANATPVASLCQDAIRGRSRLGRLVASIAERDGRSTGDVSADWFHRYLEVGIRPVLWLYLVQGVGVEAHQQNSVVTLDDDGYPERFHYRDNQGFYFPESQYEDVAAYLPGVGERAQTVCADALADERLRYYVVLNNALDVVNALGYAGVADETRLLGVLRDELERARERYDRPSSSLLRPLLEDATVPCKANLLTRFRGLDELENDLENQSVYADVTNPLVTELDR